The following are encoded in a window of Palaemon carinicauda isolate YSFRI2023 chromosome 31, ASM3689809v2, whole genome shotgun sequence genomic DNA:
- the LOC137624860 gene encoding H/ACA ribonucleoprotein complex subunit 1-like, whose translation MKFVHLCLVVMVGLAFVGLSMAMPDPYALADPEADPHRGYGGFGGGGFGGGFGGGFRPGGFGGGFRPGGFGGGFRPGGFGGGFHRPYGHFG comes from the exons ATGAAATTT GTTCATCTCTGTCTCGTCGTGATGGTCGGCTTGGCCTTCGTAGGCCTATCGATGGCCATGCCCGATCCCTATGCTCTGGCGGACCCAGAGGCTGATCCTCATCGTGGTTATGGTGGCTTTGGTGGGGGTGGCTTTGGTGGTGGCTTCGGAGGTGGATTTAGGCCTGGTGGCTTCGGAGGTGGATTTAGGCCTGGCGGCTTCGGAGGTGGATTTAGGCCCGGTGGCTTTGGAGGAGGATTCCATAGGCCATATGGACACTTTGGTTAG
- the LOC137624861 gene encoding H/ACA ribonucleoprotein complex subunit 1-like, which yields MKFVHLCLVVMVGLAFVGLSMAMPDPYALADPEADPHRGYGGFGGFGGGGFGGGFRPGGFGGGFRPGGFGGGFRPGGFGGGFHRPYGHFG from the exons ATGAAATTT GTTCATCTCTGTCTCGTCGTGATGGTCGGCTTGGCCTTCGTAGGCCTATCGATGGCCATGCCCGATCCCTATGCTCTGGCGGACCCAGAGGCTGATCCTCATCGTGGTTATGGTGGCTTTGGCGGCTTTGGTGGTGGTGGCTTCGGAGGTGGATTTAGGCCTGGTGGTTTCGGAGGTGGATTTAGACCTGGCGGCTTCGGAGGTGGATTTAGGCCCGGTGGCTTTGGAGGAGGATTCCATAGGCCATATGGACACTTTGGTTAG